The Cryptosporangium aurantiacum nucleotide sequence TGGCGGTGGTTTCGTACGGCGGGTCGCCGGACGCTGAGCCTGCTGGCCGCCGGGGCCGTCCTGATCGCGGTCAACTGGTTCGTCTACATCTACGGTGTCAACTCTTCGCACGTCGTCGAGACCGCGCTGGGCTATTTCATCAACCCGCTGATCTCGGTGCTGCTCGGCGTCGTCGTGCTGCACGAACGACTGCGGCGGACGCAGTGGATCGCGCTGGCGATCGGTGCCGCCGCGGTCGTCGTGCTGACGGTCGACTACGGGCGGCCGCCGTGGATCGCGATCACGCTCGCGGTCAGTTTCGGGCTCTACGGGCTGGTCAAGAAGGTCGCGGGTGCGCCGGCGGTGGAGGGCCTGACCACCGAGTCGCTGGTGCTGATCCTGCCCGCGCTGGGGTACGTGCTGTGGCTGACGTCGACCGGTGACGCCCAGTTCGGGCACGTGTCGGCGGGGCACACCGCGCTGATGGTCGTGTCCGGAGCGCTCACGGCCGGGCCACTGCTCGCGTTCGCCGCGGCCGCGAACCGGGTTCCGCTGGCGACAATCGGCCTGCTGCAGTACCTGACGCCGACGCTGCAGTTCCTGCTCGGTGTCACGGTGCTCGGTGAGCACATGCCGACCGCCCGCTGGGCCGGCTTCGCCCTGGTCTGGGTCGCGCTCATCGTGTTCTCCCTGGACAGCCTGCTGGCCGTGCGGAGAGCGTCCGCGGCGAAGGCGAACGGCCCCGACAGGGTGTCGCCCCCGCTCGACACAACCGAGACAGACGAGGCAGCGGTCGGCGCGGCAGCGGCTGAGGCCGGGGTTACGCCACCGCGGTTGCGTCGGCGTGGAGGACGCGTTCGCGCTCGGTCTGGCCCGCAACCAGCGGGCCGACGTCGAGGATGAGCGCGACCTCCCCGTTGCCGAGGATCGTCGCGCCGCTGATGCACTTCGCCCGCGCGAACAGCGGCCCGAGCGGCTTGATCACGGTCTGGAACTCGCCCATCAGCGCGTCCACCACCAGCCCGGTTCGCTGACCGGACTGCTCGACCACGACCACGCTCTGCCGCCGCGCCGGCTGCCCGTCGATTCCGAACATCGTCCGCAGCCGGATGAACGGCAACACTTCACCGCGCAGATCCATCACGTCCCGCCGTGCGCCCTCGGGCGCCACCGCACCGACCGGGAGCTCCACGCACTCGGTCACCCGGTCCAGCGGGACGATGAAGTACCGCGACCCGACCCCGACCAAGAACCCCTCGATGATCGCCAGCGTCAGCGGCAACCGAATCCGCATCGTGGTGCCGACGCCCAGCGCGGTCACCACCTCGATCGTGCCCCGCAGCGCCGTGACGTTCCGCCGCACCACGTCCATGCCGACGCCGCGGCCGGACAGGTTCGACACGGTCGCCGCCGTCGAGAACCCCGGCTCGAAGATCAGCTCGTAGGCCTCGGCGTCGGTCAGCACCGCACCGGGCTCGATCAGCCCGCGCTCGACCGCTCGCTGCACGATCTTGTCCCGGTCGAGCCCGCGGCCGTCGTCGGCGACCTCGATGACGATGCTGCCCGCGTCGTGGAAGGCGTTGAGCCGCAGCGTCCCGCGGGCGGGCTTCCCCCGCCGCAGCCGGTCGGCGGGCGGTTCGATGCCGTGGTCGAGCGAGTTCCGCACCAGGTGGACCAGCGGGTCGCCGATCCGCTCGACGAGCGCCTTGTCGACCTCGGCGTCGCCGCCGGTGACGACCAGCCCGACCTCCTTGTTCAGCTCGACGCTGACGTCCCGGACGACCCGCTCGAACCGGCGGAACGTCGTCCCGATCGGCACCATCCGAAGCGAGAGCGCGCTGTCCCGTACCTCCTCGACCAGGCGCATGACCTCGCTCTGCGCCTCGGCGACACCGGAACCCTCCGAGCTGTCGGTCATGCACACGACACCGGCGCTGGCCTGGGCGATCACCAGCTCGCCGACCAGGTCGATGAGCCGGTCCAGGCGAGCGGCGTCCACGCGGAGCGTCTGCGTGTCCTGCTGGGCGCGGGTCTCGCCTGCTTTGCGCTGCTTGCGGAGTGCGGCGTCGATGACCGCGCGCGGCACGATGTTCTGCTCGATCAGGATCTCGCCGAGCGGCACGACCGCGTTGGTGCTGCGGGAGCGCTCCTGCTGGACACGCATCGCGTCGGTGATCTCGCGCTCGGTCGCGGCGCCGCTGCGGATCAGTATGTCGCCGATCCGGTCGCTCTCCGGCAGCGTCCCGATCAGCTTCACGTACGCGTCGACCTGGTCGGACGCCGGGGTGATCCGGATGTCGCTGTCGTCGCGGACGAACTCGAAGATGCTCTCGATGTCGGCCTTGGGCACGGTCGTGACGTAGTCGACGTCGAACCCCAGGTAGCAGGTCTCCGGGTCCAGCTCGCCGAGTGGCGGCAGCGTTTCGGCACGGACGACGAGCTCGGTGACCGTGCCGACGGTCGCCAGGTACCGCAGGAATGCCAGCGGGTCCATGCCGTTGCGCAGGCTGTCGGCGCCGAACCGCAGGCTCAGGTGCCACGACCGTTCGTCGTCCATCTCCTCCTCGGCCAGGTCGGCGACGCCCGGAGACGCCACGGCAGCGGGCGCCCCCGCGCCTCCCGGCAGGAACGGCTCCAACCGGCTGAGCAGCATCGCGCCGGTGCTCTGCTCCTCCGACGTGGCGTGTACCCGGCCCTGCGCGACGCCCTCCACCAGGTTGAGGATGTGGTCGCCGCAGGGCAGCAGCGCGCTCACCAGCTCGGGTGTCACGGCCAGCTCGCCCCGCCGCACCAGGTCGAGCAGCGTCTCGAGGACGTGGGTGAACTCCACGATGTGGCCGAGGCCGAACATGCCGGACGAACCCTTGAGCGTGTGCACGGCACGGAACAGCGCGTTCACCGTCTCCGACCCGGCCGAGCTGCCCTCCAGCCGCAGGAAGCCCTCTTCGACGTCCTGCACCAGGTCGCGTGCCTCGGTGACAAAAACGTCGAGGACGCCGAACTCGTCGGTGCTCATCAGTTCTCCAGCTCGCCGGTGAGTCGGGTGAACTCCAGCAGGTTGCGGACGACGTCGCTCGGGTCGGCGAGCGTGACGCTCGTCCCGAGCCGCTCGGCCTCGCGCCGGGCCACCAGCAGCAGTTGCAGGCCCGCGGTGTCGATGTCGGTGACGCCGGAGAGGTCGAGTTCGAGTTCGGCGCCGCCGGCGAGGTACGGCCTGAGCCGCTGGACGGTGTCCGCCGCGGTGACGATCGTCAGCTCGTCGTTCAGCTCCAGACGGGTCACGGCGCGATCAGTTTCGAGACCGCGGCGAGCATCTGCGGCGGCTGGAACGGCTTCGTCACCCACGCCTTCGCGCCGGCCGCCTGAGCCGCCTTCTTCTTGTCCTCCTGGGACTCCGTGGTCAGCATGATCACCGGCGTGAACTTGTAGGCCGGGAGCTTCTTGACCTCGGTGACGAACGTGATGCCGTCCATGTTCGGCATGTTGACGTCCGAGATGATCAGGTGGACGCGCTGACCGGTGAGCTTGGAGAGCGCGTCCTTGCCGTCGACACCCGCGATCACGTCGTAACCGGCGCCCTTCAGCGCGATCGTGACCACCTGCCGCACCGACGCCGAGTCGTCGACGATCAATATTGTTTTGGCCATCGGAAAGCCCTGTCTCCTAGAGATTGGCCCGTCAGAAGAACGTGATCTCGGATTCGCGCTGCTGCACCCTCCCACCGGTGGCGTGCACCTGGTGCTCTTCCTCCATCGTGTAGTCGGCGGCGAGCGCGTCGAGCAGCTGCTTGGCGTTCAGCGTCGGAGAGTCGCTGGGTGCGGCATGCGCGATTGCCGGGAGCTGGGAGATGTTGTCCCGCAGATGTTCGAGCATCTGGCACACCCGGTCCTGGAACTGCAGCTCGACGAGCGACGCCCCGATCTGCTCCCGGATGCCGACCGCCGCGGACTCCAGCTCGCCGGACGATTCGCGGAACCCGGTGACCACCGACTGCAGGTCTTCGAGCACCTCGTTCACGTCGCCGTTGGCCCGGGACACCGCCAGGTCCTCCCGCTCGGCGCCCTCCTCGGCGCTGGTCATCACGGTCTCGATCGCGTTGCCGATGCCGGACACCTTGTCGGTGATCCGTTTGCTGGTGCTGAGCGAACGCTCCGCGAGGTGCCGCACTTCCAGCGCGACGACGCCGAACGCCGCGCCGGCCTCACCGACCCTGGCGGCCTCGATCGCGGCGTTCAGCGCGAGCAGATGGGTCTGGGACGCGATCGCGGTGACCTCGGCCGCCATCCGCTTGAGCTCGTCGTTGAGCTCGACCAGCGTGCGGAGTTCGTCGAGCGCCTGGCGTTTCATCGCGACCGCGTTGTCGAGCGTGCTGACGACGTCACCAAGACGCTCGCGGCTCCGGTCGAAGACCGCCCCGGAGTCACCGTGCAGCACGCCCGCGGACGAGTCGAGCACCGTGTCGAGGTTGTCGACGATGCCCGCGAACTGCGCGGTGACGCCGCTGATCGCGGTCTCCATCTGCGCTCGGGACGTGTCGACGTGGGCAGACCAGACCGGCGCGACCGCCTCGGTGAATTCGACGACGTTGCGGTGGTAGTTCGCAACGGCCTGCTCGGCCGCCGCGTCGTCGTCAGCCGGTCGAGCGCGTCGTCCCGCTATGCCGTAACCGACGCCGAGGCCGATCACCAGGGCTACCAGTGCCACGAGCAGCTCAGCCATATTTGCGGATCACCTCGGGAATCGCGGACAGCGGCGCTTCGCGTTCGGCGGCTCCGAGCTGGACCGCCTCGTGGGGCATGCCGTAGACCAGGCTGGTGGCTTCGTCCTGGGCCACCGTGAACGCGCCCGCCCGCCGCATCTCCAGCAGGCCGCGGGCGCCGTCGTCGCCCATGCCGGTCATGATGACGCCGAGCGCGTTGCGCCCGGCCATCTTGGCCACCGACCGGAACAGCACGTCGACCGACGGCCGGTGCCGGTTGACCAGCGGGCCGTCGAAGACCCGGACGCGATACTGGGCGCCGTCGCGGCGCAGCTCCATGTGTTTGCCGCCGGGGGCGACCAGCGCCCGCCCGGTCAGCACCCGGTCGCCGTCGACCGCCTCGGACACCTCCAACTCGCACAACCCGTCCAGCCGGGCCGCGAACGCCGCGGTGAACTTCTCCGGCATGTGCTGGACGATGACGATGCCCGCGCAGGTCGGCGGCAGCGCGGTGAGCACCACCTCGAGCGCCTGGGTGCCGCCGGTCGACGTCCCGATCGCCACCACCCGGTCGGTCGTCGTACCGAGGATCGAACCCCGCTCGGCGACCGACACGAACGAGGGTGCCGGGCCGACCGACACCGGCGCGCGGACCGCGTCCTGCGCCCGCCGGACGTTGCTGCGCGCGGCCGCCCGGACCGCCGAGACGATGTCCCCGCCCTCGTCCTGGATGAACTGCTTCAGGCCGGTGGTGGGCTTCGGGATGACGCTGACCGCTCCGGCGGCCAGCGCGTCCATCGTGGTCTCCGCGCCCCGGGTGGTCATCGTCGAACAGATCACGACCGGCGTCGGACGCGTGGACATGATCTTTTTCAGGAACGTGATGCCGTCCATCCGGGGCATCTCGATGTCCAGCACGACGACGTCCGGCCAGACTCGGTTCATCCGTTCCATCGCGAAGATCGGGTCGGCAGCCACCCCGATCACCTCGATGTCGCCGCTGTTGCTCAGCCGCGCCGACAGCGCTTGTCGCACCACCGCGGAGTCGTCGACGATCAGCACGCCAATCCGGTTGCCGCTCATGCCGACCTCTCGGCCCGCTGCATCGCGGTCGCGGTGGCCTCGTCGGCCGCGTAGCGGCCGGTGTGCTTCATCCAGACGCCGCCGTCGGTCAGGTCGAACACGACGTGCCGCGCCCCGGTGCCACCCAGATGCGTGGCCGTCAGCTCGAACCCGTGGTGTTCCAGCAGCTCCAAGCCGATCTCGATGTTCTGCCGCGGGATGTCCAGCTCCCGCCGGAAGGCGGGGAACTGGTTGCCGCCGCCGAACATCTTCACCTGGTACTCGTGCGGCAACGTGTTGTTCCGATGCAGCTCGCGCAGGAACAGCTCGATCGCCTCGTCGGCGTAGCGGCCGCTGAGCTCGTGGTGAACGCCGGGTGTGCGTCGCCGGCGCGGGATCATGTAGTGGCACATTCCACCGACCCGTCTCCGCGGGTGCCACATCGAGATCGAGATGCAGGAGCCGAGCAGCGTCCGGATCCGTGTCCCCGCGGACGCGAAGCAGAAGTCACCCGGTTGGAGAAGCACGTCATCGGTCTTAAACACCGCCCACTCCGCCACGGCAGTAGACGGACGGTTCGACCATCGTCAGCCGGGACGTGATGCCCTTGAGCGTCTCCGACAGGCTGACGATCAGGTGGCCTCCCGGCTGGAGCATCTCCTCCAGCCGCTCCAGAAGGGCGACCTTGGTGTCGGCGCCGAAATAGATCATCACGTTGCGCAGGAAGATGACGTCGAACCGGCCGAGCCCGTGCAGGTTGTCCATCAGGTTCGCGCGCACGAACGTCACCCGTGCCCGGATGTCCGGCGCGATCGCCATCAGGCCTTCGTACTCCTCCCGGCCCTTCCGGCAGTACTTGCGCAGCAGCGGCAGCGGGATGCGCTCCGCAGCCGCGATCGGGTAGAGCCCACGCTGAGCGCTGGCCACCACCCGCGCGGACACGTCCGTGCCCACGACCTCCCACGGTGTGTTCGGCAGGGCTTCGGCCAGCACCATCGCGGCCGTGTAGGCCTCCTCACCGCTGGAGCTGGCCGCGCTCCAGAGCCGGAACGGACGGTTGACCGGGTGCGCGGGCAGGACCACCTCGCGGAGGTAGTCGAAGTGCCGCGGCTCGCGGAAGAAGAACGTCTCGTTGGTCGTGAGCAGGTCGATCGCCTGGTTGAGCTCCGGCTCCTCGGGGCGGTTCAGCAGCTCGAGGTACTCGCGGTAGGACGGGATGCCCAGCTGCCGCAGCCGCTTGTCGAGGCGCCCCATGACGAGCGACTCCTTGCCGGGCGTCAGGCGGATGCCGGTGCGTCGCCGCAGCAGTTCGCTGATCTGCTCGAATTCCTGGCGGGTGATCGGCTTCGGCTGGTGTGCGGTCAGCGTCATGACGTCCGGGAGCTCCGGGCCGCGGCCTCGGCGGCGACCGGATCAGCGGTCGCGTTCTGCAGGCTCACCATGTCGCTGATCGAGAGCACCCGGCTGACGTCGAGCACGATGACGAAGTCGTCGTCACGCTTG carries:
- the rarD gene encoding EamA family transporter RarD, encoding MTDQRRGLLFGITAYGAWGLFPLYFGLLKPAGPLEILAHRIIWSLVTVGVLILVLRRWRWFRTAGRRTLSLLAAGAVLIAVNWFVYIYGVNSSHVVETALGYFINPLISVLLGVVVLHERLRRTQWIALAIGAAAVVVLTVDYGRPPWIAITLAVSFGLYGLVKKVAGAPAVEGLTTESLVLILPALGYVLWLTSTGDAQFGHVSAGHTALMVVSGALTAGPLLAFAAAANRVPLATIGLLQYLTPTLQFLLGVTVLGEHMPTARWAGFALVWVALIVFSLDSLLAVRRASAAKANGPDRVSPPLDTTETDEAAVGAAAAEAGVTPPRLRRRGGRVRARSGPQPAGRRRG
- a CDS encoding chemotaxis protein CheA: MSTDEFGVLDVFVTEARDLVQDVEEGFLRLEGSSAGSETVNALFRAVHTLKGSSGMFGLGHIVEFTHVLETLLDLVRRGELAVTPELVSALLPCGDHILNLVEGVAQGRVHATSEEQSTGAMLLSRLEPFLPGGAGAPAAVASPGVADLAEEEMDDERSWHLSLRFGADSLRNGMDPLAFLRYLATVGTVTELVVRAETLPPLGELDPETCYLGFDVDYVTTVPKADIESIFEFVRDDSDIRITPASDQVDAYVKLIGTLPESDRIGDILIRSGAATEREITDAMRVQQERSRSTNAVVPLGEILIEQNIVPRAVIDAALRKQRKAGETRAQQDTQTLRVDAARLDRLIDLVGELVIAQASAGVVCMTDSSEGSGVAEAQSEVMRLVEEVRDSALSLRMVPIGTTFRRFERVVRDVSVELNKEVGLVVTGGDAEVDKALVERIGDPLVHLVRNSLDHGIEPPADRLRRGKPARGTLRLNAFHDAGSIVIEVADDGRGLDRDKIVQRAVERGLIEPGAVLTDAEAYELIFEPGFSTAATVSNLSGRGVGMDVVRRNVTALRGTIEVVTALGVGTTMRIRLPLTLAIIEGFLVGVGSRYFIVPLDRVTECVELPVGAVAPEGARRDVMDLRGEVLPFIRLRTMFGIDGQPARRQSVVVVEQSGQRTGLVVDALMGEFQTVIKPLGPLFARAKCISGATILGNGEVALILDVGPLVAGQTERERVLHADATAVA
- a CDS encoding STAS domain-containing protein; this encodes MTRLELNDELTIVTAADTVQRLRPYLAGGAELELDLSGVTDIDTAGLQLLLVARREAERLGTSVTLADPSDVVRNLLEFTRLTGELEN
- a CDS encoding response regulator, yielding MAKTILIVDDSASVRQVVTIALKGAGYDVIAGVDGKDALSKLTGQRVHLIISDVNMPNMDGITFVTEVKKLPAYKFTPVIMLTTESQEDKKKAAQAAGAKAWVTKPFQPPQMLAAVSKLIAP
- a CDS encoding methyl-accepting chemotaxis protein, with translation MAELLVALVALVIGLGVGYGIAGRRARPADDDAAAEQAVANYHRNVVEFTEAVAPVWSAHVDTSRAQMETAISGVTAQFAGIVDNLDTVLDSSAGVLHGDSGAVFDRSRERLGDVVSTLDNAVAMKRQALDELRTLVELNDELKRMAAEVTAIASQTHLLALNAAIEAARVGEAGAAFGVVALEVRHLAERSLSTSKRITDKVSGIGNAIETVMTSAEEGAEREDLAVSRANGDVNEVLEDLQSVVTGFRESSGELESAAVGIREQIGASLVELQFQDRVCQMLEHLRDNISQLPAIAHAAPSDSPTLNAKQLLDALAADYTMEEEHQVHATGGRVQQRESEITFF
- a CDS encoding protein-glutamate methylesterase/protein-glutamine glutaminase, with product MSGNRIGVLIVDDSAVVRQALSARLSNSGDIEVIGVAADPIFAMERMNRVWPDVVVLDIEMPRMDGITFLKKIMSTRPTPVVICSTMTTRGAETTMDALAAGAVSVIPKPTTGLKQFIQDEGGDIVSAVRAAARSNVRRAQDAVRAPVSVGPAPSFVSVAERGSILGTTTDRVVAIGTSTGGTQALEVVLTALPPTCAGIVIVQHMPEKFTAAFAARLDGLCELEVSEAVDGDRVLTGRALVAPGGKHMELRRDGAQYRVRVFDGPLVNRHRPSVDVLFRSVAKMAGRNALGVIMTGMGDDGARGLLEMRRAGAFTVAQDEATSLVYGMPHEAVQLGAAEREAPLSAIPEVIRKYG
- a CDS encoding CheR family methyltransferase, which codes for MTLTAHQPKPITRQEFEQISELLRRRTGIRLTPGKESLVMGRLDKRLRQLGIPSYREYLELLNRPEEPELNQAIDLLTTNETFFFREPRHFDYLREVVLPAHPVNRPFRLWSAASSSGEEAYTAAMVLAEALPNTPWEVVGTDVSARVVASAQRGLYPIAAAERIPLPLLRKYCRKGREEYEGLMAIAPDIRARVTFVRANLMDNLHGLGRFDVIFLRNVMIYFGADTKVALLERLEEMLQPGGHLIVSLSETLKGITSRLTMVEPSVYCRGGVGGV